The DNA region AAACAGAAATAAAGCAGGTTAGTGCGATTAAAATACGGAGCATATTTTTTTGTTTAAGATATAAACGTTCTTGTTATCATTTATTGTGCCGAAAATACGATGCTTAAAATTATTATGCTAATTTTTTGTGGTCGATACCCACTCGCGTTTACTGATTTTTATCATGGTTTGATATTGTAAAATTCCGTACATTTATAAGTATATCAGTTTTTTATAGTGTTGTTTTAAAGCGTCGTGGTTTTACGTCGTCTTTTTGGAGTGAGCTGAATTTTAAAATTTAAGGATATGAAACGCGTATTGTTGCCTACCGATTTTTCTGAAAATTCAGTAAGTGCCATTAATTATGCTATGGCCTTGTTGAAGTCGGAAAGTTGTGAGTTTTATATTTTGAACGTGCAAAAAGCATCTTCGTATATCACTGACGATATGATGATTGTTAGTCCCTCCTCAACCGTTTATAAAACACTGATTGAATCGGCAAAGAAATCTGTTGACAATTTGATTTCCGATTTAAAGACTAATTTTTCAAATCCGAATCATAGTTTCAACGGTCTGGTGGATTACGACAATTTTGCTGATGCCATCAATCAAGTTTCAGATACAAATGATATTGACTTTATTATTATGGGTACCAAAGGGACTTCGGGAATCGAAAAAATGATTTTTGGAAGTAACACCGTTCGTGTTATGCAGCATTGTGATGTTCCGGTTTTGGCCATTCCCAAGCATTGCAGTTATTCCTCATTAAACAGTTTGGCTTTTCTCATCAATAATCTAAAGGCGTTGCAACCTAAAAGTCTTAAGGTTTTAAACTATTTACTTGAAAAAAACGATGCGAAATTGAAATTGTTGAGCACGGGGACCTTATCAGAACAAGAAGCGCTCCAAACACTTGCTTCCAATTTTATTAAAAGCCATTTTCCTCTGGCTGAGCATGAATTTTTGGCAGCTAGTGGCAATAATTTATATGAGGTTGTTCACGATTATATTGAAACCCATTCCGTAAAATTACTATGTATTGTTAGTAAGCACCATTCATTTTTAGAGCAACTGTTTTCTAATGAACCCATTGAGAATTTGGCTTTTAAAATGAATCTTCCTTTTTTGGTGATGCATAACGAAGATTGATATTTTAAGTGAACACATGTAACATTTTTGTTTTTTAAACGTCATATTAATGTCAATCAAAAAAATGTATAAAAATCATGAGAGAAGATAATCAACTAATAGTCATTACCCATTTAAGCCAGCTGATAACTTTGGTTATTGGTTTTGGTAGTTTGCTTTTGCCCTTGGTGTTTTGGTTAACCCAAAAAGACAAAGTTTACCAAATGGATGCCCACGGAAAGAATATCATCAATTTTCAACTCAGTTTAATAGTGTATTGCATTATTTGCGTACCCCTAATTTTACTGTTCGGTTTAGGGCTGTTGGGCTTTTTGATTTTAGGACTGGTAGCCATTATTTTTCCGATAATAAATGCCATAAAAGCCAGTAAGGGCGAAATACCCACATACCCATTATCCTTTAATTTTATTAGTTAGTGTATGTTCTTGAATAAGGACAGATTTTTGGATAGTAAAAAAAAACGCTCACTTTTTAAGTGAGCGTTTTTTGGTTTTGTTGCCGAAGCAACGGTTTATTTAGCTTAGTTTAGTGGTTTAGTATTTAATTGTTGAGCATAACGGGCATAACCAGCATGGTAACCTGTTCGCCTTCGTCCAAGCCGTCAACAGGGGTTAAAATACCAGCTCTGTTGGGCATGCTCATTTCCAATTGTACATCGTCGGCGTTAAGGTTGTTCAGCATTTCGGTTAAAAAACGCGAGTTGAACCCTATTTGCATGTCGTCGCCTTGGTAGTCGCAAGTTAAGCGTTCTTCGGCTTTGTTGCTGTAATCTAAATCTTCGGCTGAAATATTTAATTCGGCACCGGCAATTTTTAATCGTATTTGGTGTGTGGTTTTGTTTGAGAAAATACTAACACGCTTAACCGAATTTAAAAATTGATTTCTGCCAATTACCAATTTATTTGGGTTTTCCTTTGGAATTACCGCTTCGTAATTGGGGTATTTCCCATCAATCAATCGACAAATCAATTCAGAATTTTCAAAAGTAAACTTTGCGTTAGAGTCGTTGTACTCAATCGTTACATCATCTTCGCTAGCTGCCAAAATGCCTTTTAAAAGATTCAAAGGTTTTTTGGGCATGATAAATTCGGCAACTTGGTTGGCCTTAACATCAGCTCGTGTATATTTCACTAATTTATGGGCATCGGTAGCCACAAAAGTTAATCCTTCGGTTGAAAATTGAAAAAATACGCCGCTCATTACGGGACGTAAATCGTCGTTTCCGGCAGCAAAAATAGTTTTGCTAATGGCCGTGGCCAAAATATCGCCCGTTACAACAGTTTTACTCGGATCCTCAAGCGCTACAGCTTTTGGGAATTCGTTACCGTCGGCATAAGCCAAGGCATATTTACCGTGGTTGGAACTGATTTCAACGGTATTGTTTTCTTCCACAACAAAAGTTAAAGGTTGCTCTGGGAATGTTTTTAAAGTATCGAGCAATAAACGTGCAGGAATAGCCACGCTACCTTCGCTATCGCTTTCCACATCAAGGGTAGAAGCCATGGTGGTTTCTAAATCGCTAGCAGAAACCGTTAATTGATTACCGTTTAATTCAAAAAGAAAATTGTCTAAAATGGGTAAGGTATTCGAGCTGTTTATTACGCCTCCTAATATTTGTAATTGCTTTAATAAATAAGTACTGGATACTATAAATTTCATCTGAGGATTTAATGTTTTCAATGGTTAAGCGAAACAAATAGTGCGGCATCGTCATTTTTTTATTGATGCCCAATAATTTCTTCCGATTAACGATTAATTAAAATTGAAATTATGTTACGTACAAATATATTCGAAACCTTATTGATTTCGAAACAAACTTATTAACATTTAAGCGCTGTATTTTTTCTTTCTAAAGTAGTTGAAGCCAAGCCCGAAAAGACTTAATAAAACCAGCGGAAGTACAATGTTTACTAGCTGCCACATGGTTTTTTGGTCTGCAATTTTTTGTTGGTTTAAAAAGGCTACGGCAATTTCCTTCGAACGAATGTTTATAAGTCCGTTGTCGTCCAAAAGGTAGTTTACGGCATTCAGCAAAAATTCTTTGTTGCCATACGTTTGTCCCGTCCAACGGTCAAATCCCAATTCTTGTGGCACATTTCTAACCACATCGTTCTTTATAAGGTCGCCATCTGCAATCACAATCATTTTCGTAGGGGCGCTTATATTTTTTACTTCGGAAAGTTGAAAGGGTTTGATGCGGTTTTCATAAACGGAATGGAATTCGCCCTCCAAAAGAACGGCCAAAGATTGGTTGCCTTGGTTGAAACGTTCGGGGTCTTGGGCTTTGGTGACAATATCCAAATTTACTTCGCGTGGCGTGCCCTCAAGGGTTGAAACGGGAGCCGACTCTAAAAGAATCGTCTTTTCAACATTGTTTTTTAAGGTGTCAATTTGATTTGCAAAATCGAATTTCACCAAATTTAGATTGTTAACAATAGGGTGGTTGTTGTAACTTCCGGCCAACGGTGAATAAGGCCACTTTAAATGTTGGAACTGCGATTCGCTGCCGCTCCCCATCGCGACGGTAATGGGGGCGGAAAATAGAGAGCTAACCATCACGGGATTGATGCGCACACCGTATTTAAAGAAAAAATCGGTGAGGTTTAGGTCGCGGGCCACGGCATAGTTTTTTCCGCTGGCATTGTAAAGGCTGTCTTTTTCCATTACAACGGCATCGATCAGCCAAAGGCTTTTTCCGCCGTTCATGGTATATTGGTCCAAAACCAGTTTTTCTTCTTCGGTAAAAGCTTCGGTGGGCTTGGCAGAAATCACCAAATCGAAAGCCTCAATATCCTTTAGTGTTTTCTGTGGATTACTGGCAACGCTATCCAAGGTAAAAGGCGCGATAAAATAATATTCGCCCAGTTTTTTGGCAAAATCGGCAATGTATTTGTCTTCCAACTGTTCGTTACCTTTTAAAATGGCAATTTTTCTGCGTTTGGGTTTTGTGAGCTTGCTAAAGCCATCGGCAAAAGCATATTCTAAATGCTGAACCGAGTTACTCACCAATTCCTGTTGCGAGGCGCCAATTTTATTTTTTACCAAAGGAATGGTTACGGTTTGCTCGTTATAACTGGCCAAGGCCCACGGAAAAATAACGGCTTGGCTCGATTTTCCGCTTTCCTGAACACTGAGTTGCATGGGCGTTAAGCCACGCTGGGTAAGCTGTTGTATGTTGCGTTCGCGCGTGGTTTCATCTTCCAACGGGTTGATGAAACTAAAAACAATATTGCTGTTTTTAGCTTGAAATTCTTCGAGAAGTTGTTGCGTTTCGTTCTGCAATCTTCTAAATTCAGAAGGGAAATCGTTTCCTTCCAAAAATACATCCACTACAATGGGCGAGTCGATATCTTCAATAATGTCGATGGCCGATTCGCTTAGCGTGTAACGTTTGTCGGCCGTTAAATCAAAACGTTTGTAAAGTTTGCTGCTCAGCAGGTTGATAGCTGCCAAAGCCACAATAAGCAAGGCGATATGTTTTGTTAATTTATTCAAAAGTTCTTTCTAATTGGTATAATCTAACGCTTTCAACGTTGTTATTTTCAAATTGCAACTCGATGCATTCCTGCATATTATTGAACGCCCCTGGTTTTAGTCCTAAATTGTAATTCCACTTATTGGACGAGTTGGCTTTTAGCGCATCATCCCATCCGTACCATTCGCTTTCTCCCAATAATTGGGTTACCTCTGTTTTGTTTTTCCCAATAAATATACTGTCGTTTAAAATCTCACGGCTCATTTCGTAACGCAGGGCAGGACTTTCTTTCCAAGCTTTAGCATTAAAGTGTTTTTGATGGTGGTAACTGCTAAAAATGTTCAGTAACGGGTAAAACACATAAAAATAAACCAATGGCGCCAACACCAAACTCACTAAAAAAGTAAGCCATTTTCTATGGTCAACAGTATTCATAAATAACCAAACCAAAATGAAAACGATGGCCAATAAAATAACAAAGCTTCCTGTTATAATCATTTGCGCTCGGTGTTTAATTTTAGCTTGGTTAACATTAAAAAGAAAAGTGTGATGCTTAAAAAATATACAATATCGCGCGTATCTAAAACACCGCGGCTCATGCTTTTGTAATGGGCATTCATCCCCAATTGCTCAATAAAGTTGCTTGAGGTGAAATCGGCCACGCCTTCCATTCCGATATAAAAGATGAAACAGATGAAAACGGCCAAAATGAATGCGACAATCTGGTTATCGGACAAGGTGGAAGTAAACACGCCAATACTGGTGTAGGCGGCCACTAGAAATAGGAGTCCGAAATAAGAACCAATGGTACTGCCCATGTCCAAATTTCCAACGGGATTGCCCAATTGGTAAACCGTGTAAACATAGAGTAGGGTGGGCATTAATGCGATAATTATTAAAATGAAAGCTCCAAAATATTTCCCAAGCACCATGTGGAAAACCGAAATGGGTTTGGTAAGCAATAGCTCTAAAGTGCCTTGTTTTTTTTCATCGGAAAAGCAGCGCATGGTCACGGCCGGGATTAAAAACAATAGAATCCACGGACTCAATAAAAAGAACGCCGACAAATCGGCGAAGCCATAATTTAGTATGTTAAATTCTCCTTTAAACAACCAAAGAAACAAACCGTTCAGTACCAAAAAAATGGCAATAACCAAATAACCAATGGGCGATGCAAAAAACGAGTTGATTTCTTTTTTAAGTATGGCGAACATTTAATTTATTTGGTTTCAGGTTTCAGGTTTCAGGTTTCAGGTTTCAGGTTTCAGGTTTCAGGTTGTTTTGTTTTAGTCTAATGTTTCCAATTTATCGGCACTCCAAGCTTCTGGCCTTATGCTGAAAAGCGGTTTTATTTTGCCCCAAACCCGTTTGAATAGTTCTGATTTTTTATAGTTGTTCAAAGCTTCTTCAGATTCCCAATAACTGTAAGTAAAAAAAATAGTGGGGTTGGTTTTGTCTCTGTAAAGTTCTAAAAAGGTACAGCCTTCAAAAGCCCTGATTTCTCTTTTGGTGTTTTCAAAATTATCGAGAAATATTTCAATATTTTGTTTGTAAAACCCCATTTTTACTATTCTAACTAGCATAATTTTTTTTTATTTAATAATCGGCAGCTTTTGTGATGTTTTGTATGGCTTCCACGCCCTGCGGAACAACCGGGTCGGGCATAAAACTAACGCTTACGGCATCCATAGGTTTAAGCCCCAAAAGGCTAGAGGCACTGCCAACAGTACTGTTGTTGCTTTTGTAAAGCGCTATTTCCAAAAAACCTCCAGAGTTGAACACCACTAGTTTGCGGCCTTCGTCGTGGCGTTTGTTTTCTGGAATTTCAAAGTTTACAATACCGCTATATTTATCGTATATTTTTTTAAAGCGATAATTGCGGGCCAAAATTTCAAAATTCCTGCCTTTTTGTATGGTTTCGAAAAAGTTCTTTTTAATATTGGTAATCACGTTGCCGTAGTTGTCCACATAAATAACACTGCCAATAATTTGCGTTTTGGTATCGTTCACATAGGGCACTATGTTCTTTATGGGCTTTATGTTATCAATAGCCTTACCAATAACCTCTAATGTACCTCCGCGGGCAATGTGGCAGGCCACTTTTACAAACACATCCAGCACCGGAAAACTAGTTTGTACCCGATCGTGAATATTGATTTCAACAATTTTTTGAGGCGCTATTTCAGAGCAGATCATACTCATTATCCCGTTGTTGGCGCACACAAAATAATGGTCGTCCAGTTTTATGGCAATGTGTTTGTTTTCTGGATTCAGTTCCGAATCGATTCCGATAATATGGATAGTGCCTTTTGGGAAACTACCATAGGCATTTTGAATGATGTAAGCCGCTTCGGGAATGTTAAACGGCGATACGGCATGCGAGATATCAACAATTTTGGCATCGGGCAACTCACTGTAAATAGCGCCTTTGGTTGCAGCAGCAAAGTGGTCTTTTTGTCCGAAATCGGTAGTTAATGTTATGATTGCCATAGGCAAATTGTTGATATGTTTTTCGTAAAACCTTTCCCAAATTTATGTATTTTTGGGTTATAGTTAAAAGTTACACAAAACTAAGAAATCATTTTTGTCCGTTAGCACAAAATGAAGCTATTTAATGAACAGAATTATTAAAATAATTTTAAGCCTTTGAACGAAATTATTCTTGAACTTGAAGAGATTACTCCGAAAGAATTTTTTGGAGCCCAAAATGCCAACATCGAACTTTTAAAAAAGTACTTTCCCAAATTAAAAATAGTAGCGCGCGGCAATAAAATTAAAGCCTTTGGAGATGAAGAGTTGCTGGAGGAATTTGACCGCCGAATGACTATGCTTTTTAAGCACTACGGTAAATACAATAAAATAGACGAAAATACCATAGAGCGCGTATTAACAAGCCAAAGCAGTGATGATTACAGTACATCCGAAAAAAGTGGCGAAGTCATTGTTCATGGCGTTGGTGGTCGATTGATAAAAGCACAAACGGCCAACCAACGCAAGCTGGTAGAATCTATCAGGAAGAACGATATGGTTTTTGCCATTGGCCCAGCCGGTACGGGAAAGACATACACGGGAGTGGCATTGGCAGTTCAAGCCTTAAAAAATAAAGAAGTAAAGCGTATTATTTTAACACGTCCAGCAGTAGAGGCGGGTGAGAATTTAGGTTTTCTTCCGGGCGATTTAAAGGAAAAACTGGATCCGTACATGCAACCGCTTTACGATGCCTTGCGTGATATGATTGCTCCCGAAAAATTGGCGCACTATATTGAAAACGGTACCATACAAATAGCGCCCTTGGCTTTTATGCGTGGACGTACACTCGATAATGCATTTGTTATTCTTGATGAAGGACAAAACACCACTCATGCGCAAATGAAGATGTTTTTAACGCGTATGGGTAAAAATGCCAAATTCTTGCTAACGGGCGATCCAGGACAAATTGATTTACCGCGTCGTACCATTTCAGGTTTAAAAGAAGCGCTTTTAATCCTTAAAAATGTAGAAGGCGTGGGCATGATATTTTTAGACGATAAAGATGTTATTCGTCACTCACTCGTTAAAAAGGTTATCGAAGCCTACAAAAGTATAGAAAATAGAGATTAATTTTTATTAGAAGCTAATCCCGCTTTCCGCTATATCTTTTTTGCTTTTAAGGGCAAAAAAGGATGCCGCTTCAATCGGGGCTAAAACAGTTTATAGTCTTAATTTAGCAGATTAAAAATTTTCAAAATTCAATTAAAAAAAAATGAGCAATACCATAATAGATACCAATTTTAATTTCCCAAAGCAGAAAAATGTTTACAAAGGAAAAGTTAGGGAAGTTTATAATATAAACGACGAGCAATTGGTCATGATAGCCACCGATAGGCTATCGGCCTTCGATGTTGTGATGCCTAAAGGTATTCCGTACAAAGGACAAATATTAAACCAAATTGCCACCAAAATGATGGCTGCTACCGAAGATTTGGTGCCCAATTGGCTCACCGCAACTCCAGACCCGAATGTAGCCGTAGGGCATTTGTGTGAACCGTTTAAGGTAGAAATGGTTATTCGTGGTTACATGAGTGGCCATGCGGCACGCGAATATAAAGCGGGTAAACGTTTGCTTTGCGGGGTGCCCATGCCAGAAGGGATGAAAGAAAATGATGCGTTTCCCGAACCTATAATAACCCCGGCCACTAAAGCAGAAATGGGCGACCACGACGAGGACATTTCTAGGGAAGACATTTTAAAACGTGGTATTGTTTCAGAAGAAGATTATTTGGTTTTGGAAGATTACACGCGTAAACTGTTTCAAAGAGGAACTGAAATAGCCGCATCACGCGGATTGATTTTGGTGGATACCAAGTATGAATTTGGAAAAACTAAGGATGGAAAAATCGTGTTGATTGATGAGATCCACACACCGGATTCCTCACGTTATTTTTATGCCGAAGGCTATGAGGAACGTCAAGAAAAAGGCGAACCGCAAAAACAGCTTTCAAAAGAGTTTGTTCGCCAATGGCTAATCAGTAATAATTTTCAGGGTTTGGAAGGACAAACCGTCCCTCACATGAGCGACGAATACATCCAATCGGTTTCAGACCGTTATATCGAACTTTACGAAAACATTACGGGCGAAACTTTTGTAAAAGCCGATGTTTCAGATATCCAAAGTAGGATAGAAGCTAATGTTTTGGAGTATTTGAAGTAGAGGAAGATGAACTTCTCTCGTGTGTTGGTATTCATAGTAAAAAAGGTGCATGATTTAAATTAAGCACCTTTTTTACTAACGAAAATATTAGGAATTAATTATAATAGATACCATTTTCCATTTACATAGATAATGTGAATTATGCCAGCACCTGATAAAGAAGTAGGGGTTGTAATGTTTAAAGAGGGATTGGCTTGAAGAGTTTTTCCATTAGGATCAAGTATTGTTCCGTTTACATGATGTATACATATATTTTGCCCTTCTGAAGGTGATGCTGGTAGTGATACTGTTGATGTACCTGGTACAGTAGCAATTTGGTTTTCGGTAGTTAATGTCGTATCTGAGTTTACTACTGTAGCTACCCATACTGGACCACCACCAGAAGGTAAATCAATCCAGGCATAGTTTCCACTACCATCGGTTTTTAAAACCTGTCCGTCGTTTCCACCGGTTGGCAGTTCAATTTCGTTGGTCACAGAGCCATCCACCTCAGCAGTTAAATATCCATTATTCGCTACGAAAGCATCTACTTGCGTTTCGTTCAGTTGTGTGTCTGTATCTGTGGTTTGGTCAATCCAGGCATAGTTTCCACTACCATCGGTTTTTAAAACCTGTCCGTCGTTTCCACCGGTTGGCAGTTCAATTTCGTTGGTCACAGAGCCATCCACCTCAGCAGTTAAATATCCATTATTCGCTACGAAAGCATCTACTTGCGTTTCGTTCAGTTGTGTGTCTGTATCTGTGGTTTGGTCAATCCAGGCATAGTTTCCACTACCATCGGTTTTTAAAACCTGTCCGTCGTTTCCACCGGTTGGCAGTTCAATTTCGTTGGTCACAGAGCCATCCACCTCAGCAGTTAAATATCCATTATTCGCTACGAAAGCATCTACTTGCGTTTCGTTCAGTTGTGTGTCTGTATCTGTGGTTTGGTCAATCCAGGCATAGTTTCCACTACCATCGGTTTTTAAAACCTGTCCGTCGTTTCCACCGGTTGGCAGTTCAATTTCGTTGGTCACAGAGCCATCCACCTCAGCAGTTAAATATCCATTATTCGCTACGAAAGCATCTACTTGCGTTTCGTTCAGTTGTGTGTCTGTATCTGTGGTTTGGTCAATCCAGGCATAGTTTCCACTACCATCGGTTTTTAAAACCTGTCCGTCGTTTCCACCGGTTGGCAGTTCAATTTCGTTGGTCACAGAGCCATCTACTTCAGCAGTTAAATATCCATTATTCGCTACGAAAGCATCTACTTGCGTTTCGTTCAGTTGTGTGTCGGTATCTGTGGTTTGGTCAATCCAGGCATAGTTTCCACTACCATCGGTTTTTAAAACCTGCCCGTCGTTTCCACCGGTTGGCAGTTCAATTTCGTTGGTTACAGAGCCATCTACTTCAGCAGAAAGTTTATTGTTCCAGTTAATGATGTCTGTGCTTGTAATACCCTCAGCCGCCGAAGCTGTGAAAGTAGGATCGGTTTCATTAATACCACCAGAAATGCTCTCGGCCGTTTTGGCATGCAGCGCGTAGGGTACACTCATTAGTTGGCTAGTGCCAGTAATAGTGTAAGTGTTTCCTCCGTTAGGATCAATTTCAGTTTTTATAAAATACGTGTCGTTGCCCCATTCAATAGTGTTAAAAGCCCCGCTAACTAAATTTCCGGTACCAATTTCTAGGTTGATAAGGCCATTAGCGTTGCTGGTAGAATTTTGTGTTTCAACATAAACGGGCGTGCCATTGGCCGTACCTTGCAAAATACTTATTTGTACACCCACCGATTGGTTGGACAAGATAGTGTTGCTCGAATTTCTAACAATGGCTTGGTAGCTTAATTTTTCGGGAGATTGTGCGTTTAAGCTTAGTGTGAGGGCAAAGAAAAAAGCGGTTAAAAATTGTAATGGTTTGTTCATGGTAGGTTAATTTTTGATGATTTTAAAAGATTTTGTGGTTTGGTTATTTTGTATTTTTAAAATATAGGAAGCGGTTGGCAGGTCGTTGACAAGAATTTTTGTCGAGCTTCCATTTACGCGTCCTTTTCGTACTATTTGTCCCGATGTATTAAATAGTTGGTAATCCATAGGGGCTTCCTCGATTCCGTTTATGTTAACATTAAGAATCGATGTGGTTGGGTTTGGATAGGTTGTAATTTCAAAATTGGTTTGTAGATCAATAATGCTCAGGTTAGCATCGTCGAAGGCAAATTGAATGCCTTGTATGGCCGAGCCATCTTCGCTAGAGTTGTTTACATGAATCATTTGACCTACGGAGTAGCTGATACTGCCTCCGCTGCCGGTAGCATTATTTCCAGAGGCAACCATTGTCTGCTGGGCATCCATTTGGTTAGCTGCCAATCCAAAAAAGGCCGTCGCTAAAGCCAGTTTTAGGGCTTTTTTTCTTTGCTGTTTCATTAAAGGTTGGATTTGAGGTTATTAAATAAGTTGTCGATAAAGTGTTTTAAAAGTCCGTTCAAATGTAATGTTTTTATTTTAATAAAAACAAATCCTACAAAAAAAATAATTTTTTTAAGGTTACTATACCTTAAATTTTGGTTTTAGTACTGGGGGGGTATTATCAGTGTTTAGAAGGAGGCGTAAGCTGTTTTTTTAAGTGGCTACTTTTCTAATTAGTATTTCTATAATTCCTTCAATTTTATATTTCTAAACTCCACTTTCATTGGAGGGCCAGTGTGTACTTGTACTCCAATAAAACCAGAGTTTGAGCGATTTATTGGGTCGTTGTCGGTAACATCACTCATGAGTATGCCGTTAACAAAATGTTTCAGTCGGTTTCCTTTTGCGATGATGTGAAAAGTATTCCAATCATAGGTTTTGATATGTTTTGCCAAATCATCGGCACTGCCCAATGATTCAGCAACATCCAAACTTTGCCATCTGTTGTTTTTTACATTTAATCTCAGTGAGTCCGGGCTTTGGTTTTTGGGTTGTGGGTTTACAGTGGTTTTTTCACCACGACTGGCCAATGTGGTTCTTCCGCGTTCTTCATAGTTCATTCCAGTATATCTCATTCGGCCATCCATATCGCCTTGGTAGCCTTTTAAAGCAAATGGGAGTGAATCAATCATGGTACTTCTGTAGTTGATACCACTATTGCCTTTGTCAGAAATTTTAAAATCCAATTTCAGTTCAAAATCTGAAGGTTTACCACCTTGCCAAATAATAAAGGTATTTCTTTTAAGCAATGTTTCTGGGGTGACTTCGCCAACCAGATTGCCGTTTTTTACACTCCAATAGGTGAGGTCACCATTCCAATTTTCAAGGTTCTTTCCGTTGAAAATACTAACAAAACCTTCTGAGTCTGTTTTTGAACTGTTTTTACAGTTATATAAAGAAATAAAAGTTAAACAAATAAATAGTAATCGGTATACAGTATGGCTGTTCTGAAGCATGTCTTTTCGGAATTTAATTGATGAAATATGTTTACAAAACTATAAATCTAATGAAAATATACTTTGGCAGGCCAGAATGTTGAAAACAAAAAAGC from Tamlana crocina includes:
- a CDS encoding DUF1080 domain-containing protein translates to MLQNSHTVYRLLFICLTFISLYNCKNSSKTDSEGFVSIFNGKNLENWNGDLTYWSVKNGNLVGEVTPETLLKRNTFIIWQGGKPSDFELKLDFKISDKGNSGINYRSTMIDSLPFALKGYQGDMDGRMRYTGMNYEERGRTTLASRGEKTTVNPQPKNQSPDSLRLNVKNNRWQSLDVAESLGSADDLAKHIKTYDWNTFHIIAKGNRLKHFVNGILMSDVTDNDPINRSNSGFIGVQVHTGPPMKVEFRNIKLKEL
- a CDS encoding T9SS type A sorting domain-containing protein, with translation MKQQRKKALKLALATAFFGLAANQMDAQQTMVASGNNATGSGGSISYSVGQMIHVNNSSEDGSAIQGIQFAFDDANLSIIDLQTNFEITTYPNPTTSILNVNINGIEEAPMDYQLFNTSGQIVRKGRVNGSSTKILVNDLPTASYILKIQNNQTTKSFKIIKN